From one Balaenoptera acutorostrata chromosome 6, mBalAcu1.1, whole genome shotgun sequence genomic stretch:
- the LOC103015451 gene encoding myb/SANT-like DNA-binding domain-containing protein 4, translating to MKQLKRKRKSNFSVQETQTLLKEITKRKEVIFSKQLNTTINVMKRMAWEEIAQCVNAVGEEQRTGTEVKRRYLDWRALMKRKRMKANIKLVGSGFPLPTSDLDDSLTEEIDEKIGFRNDTNFDWQNVADFREAGGSLTEVKVEEEERDPQSPEFEIEEEEEMLSSVIPDSRRESEIPDFPHIDEFFTLNSTPSRSAYDEPHLLVNIEKQKLELEKRRLDIEAERLQGEKERLQIEKERLRQLDMEHERLQLEKERLQIEREKLRLQIVNSEKPSLENELGQGEKSIYQPQDIETEKLKLERERLQLEKDRLQFLKFESEKLQIEKERLQVEKERLRMQKEGHLQ from the coding sequence ATGAAGcaattgaaaaggaaaaggaaaagcaatttcAGTGTACAAGAAACTCAGACCCttttgaaagaaattacaaaaaggaaagaagtcattTTTTCCAAGCAGCTCAATACAACAATTAATGTGATGAAGCGAATGGCTTGGGAGGAGATTGCACAGTGTGTGAATGCTGTAGGAGAAGAACAGAGAACAGGGACAGAAGTGAAAAGGAGGTACCTTGACTGGCGAGCACTTATGAAGAGAAAGAGGATGAAGGCGAACATTAAGCTAGTTGGTTCGGGGTTTCCCCTTCCCACATCCGATTTAGATGACTCTCTCACTGAAGAGATAGATGAAAAGATTGGATTCCGAAATGATACAAATTTTGATTGGCAAAATGTGGCAGATTTCAGGgaggcaggtggatccttaactgAGGtcaaagtggaagaggaagaaagagatccCCAGAGTCCTGAATTTGAgattgaagaggaagaagaaatgttGTCATCAGTCATACCAGAttccaggagggaaagtgaaattCCTGATTTCCCCCACATTGATGAGTTTTTTACTCTGAATTCAACACCATCTAGGTCTGCATATGATGAGCCCCATTTGCTTGTAAACATAGAGAAACAGAAACTAGAATTGGAAAAACGACGGCTCGATATTGAGGCTGAAAGACTGCAGGGAGAGAAGGAACGCCTACAGATTGagaaagagaggctgcgacagttaGACATGGAGCATGAGCGGCTTCAGCTGGAGAAGGAGCGGCTGCAGATTGAAAGAGAGAAGTTGAGGTTACAGATAGTCAACTCAGAGAaaccatctttggaaaatgaaCTTGGTCAAGGAGAAAAGTCCATATATCAACCACAGGATATagaaacagagaagttaaaactTGAGAGAGAACGCTTGCAACTGGAAAAAGATAGgctgcagtttttaaaatttgaatcagAGAAGCTGCAGATTGAAAAGGAGCGCTTACAAGTAGAGAAAGAGAGACTACGAATGCAGAAGGAAGGACACTTGCAGTGA